The Bartonella sp. HY328 genome contains the following window.
CTTTTCCTATTTTATCCTCTTAATTAGCTTTCAAGCTTTGTAACTCAAAGCCAATTTTTATTTCCGTTCGTCTTATCCATCTGATTTAAAAATCAGATGCGCTCGCTTTTTTATTCTCGTTCGTCTTATTCATCTGATTTAAAAATCAGATGCGCTCACTATACAACAAAATATCATCTTTGAAACCTTTGCAGCAATTGACGTATCCTTGCAAGCGTTTTAAAGTCTTTTCCATTCCGTGGTGATTTGGCCGGCCGGCTTGCAGCCACGTTTCTTAAATGCTAAAAGGCCGTAGCTTTTAAAGCACTTTTGCGGTTTTTTGGTTGGTATTAATTTACAAAGCCATAAAAGTCTAGTCTTTCATAAGCTGTTGTCTTTATTATTAGGTTTATTGACAGCTTATTATAAACTAGAAAATGCAAAACGAAAATTTTATTCATTCTGTTTTGCAGCAAACTTTCCTCTGGCTTTGTTGACTGAATTGACAGACTGGAAGCATTGATGACACTTGATCCCACACGCAAATATCGCGCTGCAACTGAAATGGTTCATGGTGGCGTAACACGCACTCAATTTGGCGAAGTTTCTGAGGCCATTTTTCTGACCCAAGGTTTCACCTATGAAAGTGCTGAACTTGCCGAAAACCGCTTTAACGGTGAAGATCCAGGTTTTGTCTATTCACGCTATGCCAATCCAACCAATGATATTTTTGAAAAGAAAATGTGCATCATGGAAGGCGCTGAAGAAGCGCGCGCAGTTGCCTCGGGCATGGCCGCCGTTGCTAATGCCATCCTTTGCTATGTAAAAGCTGGCGATCATGTAGTGGCGAGCCGCGCTATGTTTGGTTCATGCCATTATATTATTGATACAGTTTTGCGCCGTTTTGGTGTTGATGTCACCATTATTGATGGTGCAAAAATTGAAAATTGGGAAAAGGCGATTACGCCAAAGACCAGTCTAATCTTTTTTGAAACGCCGGCTAACCCAACCTTGGAAATTGTCGATATTGAGGCTGTTTGTAAAATTGCCCATAATGTTGGCGCAGTTGTGGTGGTTGACAATGTTTTTGCAACGCCGCTTTATCAAAAGCCATTAGCGCTTGGTGCTGATGTTGTTGTTTACTCCACGACCAAGCATATTGACGGCCAAGGGCGTTGCTTAGGCGGCGCTATCCTATCCAGCAAGGAATGGATTGCCGATAATTTACACAATTATTTCCGCCATACAGGCCCAGGAATGAGCCCATTTACTGCATGGGTCATGCTAAAAGGCTTGGAAACCATGCCGCTGCGGGTCAATCAAATGACAAAATCGGCAGGCGCAATTGCTGATCTTATTGCCGAGCATCCAGCCGTATCAAAATGTTTTTATCCAGGACGCAAAGACCACCCACAAGCGGACATTATCGCCCGTCAAATGACTGGCGGCTCAACCATGATTGCTTTTGAATTAAAGGGCGGTAAAAAATCAGCTTTTGAGTTCTGCAATGCACTTACTATTCCGCTTATTTCTAATAATCTTGGCGATGTTAGAAGTATTATTACCCATCCTGCAACAACCACCCACCAAAGCATTGGTGCAGAGGCACGCGCAGAACTTGGTGTGAGCGATGGTCTATTGCGCTTTTCTATTGGCCTTGAAGATAGCGATGACTTATTGGAAGACGTCGCGTCAGCTCTCAATAAAGCAAAATAAAAACTAAAAATTGCTTTAGATGACCTAGCATTCTGCTTATATAGTCATCTAAAGCAATTTTAATATGGAAGGCAGCTTTGCTGCTTTTAAAAATATTTATGGAAATTATCTTTTAACAAAAGCAGGTTTTTATTTTTTAGATTGTTTAAATGTGTAATTTTATTATTTGTTGGTTATTCATTTCAATTGCTTTAACATAATTTAATTTCTTATTTCCTGTGAGTTAAACCCCATGCCTATCCGCCGCCTTAGTGAAACCATGATCAATCAGATTGCCGCTGGCGAAGTTGTCGAGCGTCCAGCAAGTGTGGTCAAGGAACTGGTTGAAAATGCTATTGATGCAGGGGCAACACGCATTGATATAGCAACGGCAGGCGGTGGTAAAAACCTTATTCGCATCACCGATAATGGTTGTGGCATCATGCCTGACCAACTTTTGCTTGCGGTTTCGCGCCATTGCACGTCCAAAATGGGCGATGATATTCATGATATTCGCGCCCTTGGCTTTCGTGGTGAAGCGCTACCTTCAATTGCGTCAGTTTCACGATTACGGCTTTTATCGCGTCATATTGACCTTGATGAGGGCGCTGAAATTATTGTCACCGCCGGAAAGATTGAAGGACCACGTCCTGCGGCAGTGACTAAAGGCACCGTTGTTGAAGTAAAAGACTTGTTTTTTGCAACACCAGCACGGCTTAAATTCTTAAAAACCGAACGCGCCGAAAGCACCGCCATTAGCGATGTGGTAAAACGCATTGCCATTGCTTTTCCTCATATTCGTTTTACCCTATCGGGGCCTGATCGCAGTTTAAGCGAATTTGCCGGATCGACCAAAGATTTAGATGGTTTAAGCGTTAGGCTTGGGCAAATATTGGGCAAAGAATTTTCACAAAATATGATCGAGCTTAACGCCGAGCGTGAGGGAGTAAAGTTAAGCGGTTTTGTTGGCGTTCCATCCTTTAATCGTGGCAATGCGCTTCATCAATTTGTTTATGTTAATGGCCGCCCCATCAAGGATAAGACTCTATCGGGCGCAATTCGCGGTGCTTATAGTGACGCTATTGCCCCTGATCGTCATGGTGTTGTTGCACTTTTCATTACTATTGATCCACAAGATGTCGATGTTAATGTGCACCCAGCCAAAGCGGATGTGCGCTTTCGTGACCCAGGCCTTGTGCGCGGGCTTATTGTTGGTGGCATAAGGTCTGCCTTGCAGCAATCTGGCATACAGCCAGCCACTACGGGTGCAAGTGCAATGCTAAACGCATTTCGCACCGAGCAATCTGCCAGCGCACCAATGGCGAACCATAATAGCGGCTTTTATTCCCATTCTTCCCATCCAAACAGCTATTATCAAGGGCAAAATAAAGACGCAACCTATCGGCCGCAAAGTCAAGCTTGGACACCGCAAAATGGTCAAGCCTTTCATCGACCGCTTGATGATAATCACGTTTCCATGCCAGCTGGAACTGATATTTTACTGCAAGAGCAATTGGGTGCATTTTTGGAGCCAAGTGCGGATTTGCGCCCTAATCTTATTGAGCCAGCACAAGAGCAATTAAACGCGCCGCTTGGTGCGCCGCGTGCACAAATCCATAAAAATTATATTGTTTCACAAACACAAGACAGCCTTATCATCGTTGACCAGCATGCAGCCCATGAGCGCCTCGTATATGAAGCATTAAAAGAAGCGCTTTATAATAAGCCATTACCATCACAAATGCTTTTAATTCCCGAAATTGTTGATCTACCGCAAGATGATATTGACCGCTTAATGAATCATGCCGACACATTGAAAAAATTTGGTCTTGGCATTGAAGCCTTTGGTGAAGGTGCTCTTGCGGTGCAGGAAACTCCCGCCATGCTTGGTGAAATTGATGCACAAGCACTTATCCGCGATTTGGCCGATGAAGTAGCCGAGCATGATACAGCAGATGGCTTAAAATCCATGCTTGATTATGTTGCCGCAACCATGGCATGCCATGGTTCAGTCCGTTCTGGACGTATTTTAAAGGCCGAGGAAATGAACGCTTTACTACGCCAAATGGAGGCGACACCTGGATCAGGTACCTGCAATCATGGGCGGCCCACTTATATTGAACTAAAACTTCATGACATTGAACGCCTATTTGGACGGCGGTAATTATGCTTACTTAAAATTGCAATGTTGAACTTTTATCAAATCGGTTAACAGATCAAAGATTTAGGGGCAGGTTCTAAGTCAATTTGAGAAAAACTTAACAAATGTGATTATCGTCACGCAAAATGCAGCCATTTTAATGGATTCATTCAATAAGTAATCATACGAGATATTGGCATATCATAAAGATAGGATCATAATGAAAGCAATATTAACTGGAGCCGCAGGCTTTATCGGGTTTCATGTCGCAAAGCGGCTCCTTGATGAGGGTTGGCAGGTTATTGGTATTGATAATTTAAACAGCTATTATGATCCAACCCTCAAAGAAACGCGTTTGCAAGGGGTATTAGGCCATAATAATTTTCGCTTTGTGAAGGCCGATATTGCTGTTCCAGAACAATTATCACATGCCATAGGTGATGATGTTGATGCAGACATCATCATTCATCTTGCGGCACAGGCTGGTGTTCGCTACTCGATTGAAAACCCTTTTAGTTACACCCACTCCAATGTCACCGGACAAGTTGCAATTTTTGAGCAAGCACTAAAAATGGCACGCAAAATTCCGGTTGTTTATGCAAGTTCGTCATCGGTCTATGGTGGTAATAAAAATGTACCATTTAAGGAAACTGACCGTGTGGATCAACCGGTTTCTGTTTATGCAAGTACCAAACGCATGGGAGAGCTTCTTGCCCACTCCTATCAACATATCCATGGGTTACGCTGTACTGGCCTGCGTTTTTTTACCGTTTATGGCCCTTGGGGGCGGCCTGACATGGCACCTTGGCTTTTTAGCAATGCAATTTTACATAAAAAACCAATCAAACTATTTAATTATGGTAATATGATGCGGGATTTCACCTATATTGACGACATTGTTGACGGCATTTTAGGAGCCTGCCAACGCATTCTTAATATTGAGCGTCCAATTGAACCTTTTTATAATCTCGGCAATAATCAGCCTGAAAAACTAGAAGACTTTGTTGGTATTATCGAACAATGTACAGGCATTGAAGCAATCAGGCAATTAAAGCGTATGCCTGCCGCAGATGTTCCGATGACTTTTGCAGATATTACACTTGCGCAGCGCGATTTAGGCTTTGCTCCTAAAACAACCTTAGCAACTGGGCTTGCCCAATTCATTTCATGGTTTAAAGAGTATCATAAAATCCA
Protein-coding sequences here:
- a CDS encoding O-succinylhomoserine sulfhydrylase, translating into MTLDPTRKYRAATEMVHGGVTRTQFGEVSEAIFLTQGFTYESAELAENRFNGEDPGFVYSRYANPTNDIFEKKMCIMEGAEEARAVASGMAAVANAILCYVKAGDHVVASRAMFGSCHYIIDTVLRRFGVDVTIIDGAKIENWEKAITPKTSLIFFETPANPTLEIVDIEAVCKIAHNVGAVVVVDNVFATPLYQKPLALGADVVVYSTTKHIDGQGRCLGGAILSSKEWIADNLHNYFRHTGPGMSPFTAWVMLKGLETMPLRVNQMTKSAGAIADLIAEHPAVSKCFYPGRKDHPQADIIARQMTGGSTMIAFELKGGKKSAFEFCNALTIPLISNNLGDVRSIITHPATTTHQSIGAEARAELGVSDGLLRFSIGLEDSDDLLEDVASALNKAK
- the mutL gene encoding DNA mismatch repair endonuclease MutL, which produces MPIRRLSETMINQIAAGEVVERPASVVKELVENAIDAGATRIDIATAGGGKNLIRITDNGCGIMPDQLLLAVSRHCTSKMGDDIHDIRALGFRGEALPSIASVSRLRLLSRHIDLDEGAEIIVTAGKIEGPRPAAVTKGTVVEVKDLFFATPARLKFLKTERAESTAISDVVKRIAIAFPHIRFTLSGPDRSLSEFAGSTKDLDGLSVRLGQILGKEFSQNMIELNAEREGVKLSGFVGVPSFNRGNALHQFVYVNGRPIKDKTLSGAIRGAYSDAIAPDRHGVVALFITIDPQDVDVNVHPAKADVRFRDPGLVRGLIVGGIRSALQQSGIQPATTGASAMLNAFRTEQSASAPMANHNSGFYSHSSHPNSYYQGQNKDATYRPQSQAWTPQNGQAFHRPLDDNHVSMPAGTDILLQEQLGAFLEPSADLRPNLIEPAQEQLNAPLGAPRAQIHKNYIVSQTQDSLIIVDQHAAHERLVYEALKEALYNKPLPSQMLLIPEIVDLPQDDIDRLMNHADTLKKFGLGIEAFGEGALAVQETPAMLGEIDAQALIRDLADEVAEHDTADGLKSMLDYVAATMACHGSVRSGRILKAEEMNALLRQMEATPGSGTCNHGRPTYIELKLHDIERLFGRR
- a CDS encoding NAD-dependent epimerase/dehydratase family protein; the encoded protein is MKAILTGAAGFIGFHVAKRLLDEGWQVIGIDNLNSYYDPTLKETRLQGVLGHNNFRFVKADIAVPEQLSHAIGDDVDADIIIHLAAQAGVRYSIENPFSYTHSNVTGQVAIFEQALKMARKIPVVYASSSSVYGGNKNVPFKETDRVDQPVSVYASTKRMGELLAHSYQHIHGLRCTGLRFFTVYGPWGRPDMAPWLFSNAILHKKPIKLFNYGNMMRDFTYIDDIVDGILGACQRILNIERPIEPFYNLGNNQPEKLEDFVGIIEQCTGIEAIRQLKRMPAADVPMTFADITLAQRDLGFAPKTTLATGLAQFISWFKEYHKIQDDN